From Bacillus sp. SM2101, one genomic window encodes:
- the yhbH gene encoding sporulation protein YhbH, whose translation MSAKNVRSFVVSREDWSLHRKGHDDQQRHQEKVQEAIRNNLPDLITEESIVMSNGREVIKIPIRSLDEYKIRYNYDKNKHTGQGDGESKIGDVIARDGTPSKKGAGKGQGAGDQPGEDYYEAEVSLMELEQALFKELELPNLKQKDQDEIVIDKIEFNDIRRTGLTGNIDKRRTMLSAYKRNAMQGNPSFHPIYREDIKYKTWNEVIKHESKAVVIAMMDTSGSMGIWEKYMARSFFFWMTRFLRTKYETVELVFIAHHTEAKVVSEEDFFSKGESGGTICSSVYRKALEVIDNKYNPALYNIYPFHFSDGDNLTSDNARCVKHVKELMEISNIFGYGEVNQYNRHSTLMSAYKNIKDEKFRYYILKQKADVFHAMKSFFRKEEEKLYA comes from the coding sequence ATGTCAGCAAAAAATGTGCGATCGTTTGTGGTTTCACGTGAAGATTGGTCCCTCCATCGTAAAGGACATGATGACCAGCAAAGGCATCAAGAAAAAGTACAAGAAGCAATTCGGAACAATTTGCCAGATTTAATAACAGAAGAAAGTATTGTCATGTCAAATGGACGGGAAGTAATAAAAATCCCAATTCGTTCATTAGATGAATATAAAATTCGATACAATTATGATAAGAATAAACATACTGGTCAAGGAGATGGAGAGAGTAAAATTGGTGATGTAATTGCACGTGATGGTACACCTTCCAAAAAAGGTGCAGGTAAAGGACAGGGGGCTGGTGATCAGCCGGGAGAGGATTATTACGAAGCAGAAGTTTCTTTAATGGAATTAGAGCAAGCGTTATTTAAAGAGTTAGAGCTTCCTAACTTAAAGCAAAAAGATCAAGATGAAATTGTTATTGATAAAATAGAATTTAATGACATAAGACGGACGGGTCTAACTGGAAATATTGATAAAAGAAGAACGATGCTTTCTGCCTATAAAAGAAATGCAATGCAAGGTAATCCAAGTTTTCATCCTATATATCGAGAAGATATAAAATATAAAACATGGAATGAAGTTATAAAACATGAATCAAAAGCGGTTGTCATTGCGATGATGGATACGAGCGGAAGTATGGGAATTTGGGAAAAGTATATGGCTCGTAGCTTTTTCTTCTGGATGACTCGTTTCTTGAGGACTAAATATGAAACAGTTGAATTAGTATTCATTGCCCACCATACAGAAGCAAAAGTAGTTTCTGAAGAGGATTTCTTTTCGAAAGGAGAAAGTGGAGGAACAATTTGTTCTTCGGTTTATCGTAAAGCACTTGAAGTAATTGATAATAAATATAACCCGGCTCTATACAACATTTATCCATTTCATTTTTCAGATGGAGATAATCTTACTTCCGATAACGCCAGATGTGTTAAGCACGTGAAAGAGCTTATGGAGATATCAAACATTTTCGGGTATGGTGAGGTGAATCAGTATAACCGTCACTCCACATTAATGTCAGCTTATAAAAATATAAAAGATGAAAAGTTCAGGTACTATATTTTAAAGCAAAAAGCTGATGTATTCCATGCGATGAAAAGTTTTTTTAGAAAAGAAGAGGAAAAGTTGTATGCATAA
- a CDS encoding putative holin-like toxin produces MTVFEALMLAIAFCGLIISIPSFNKAVFALIVSFRSKV; encoded by the coding sequence ATGACGGTATTTGAAGCGTTGATGTTGGCAATTGCATTTTGCGGGCTAATCATTTCGATACCGTCTTTTAACAAGGCTGTTTTTGCATTGATTGTTTCTTTTCGTTCAAAGGTATAG
- a CDS encoding YolD-like family protein, with translation MKGREKVKGAPSYMQPEEIKLLKDEWDDYSKLQNKDEIQDIKSKILEALEFKSEVTITYTKNGLSRPCVGHIYFVDKLNKHIMVIDNLENVHKLKFESIINVQKN, from the coding sequence TTGAAAGGTCGTGAAAAGGTGAAAGGGGCTCCTTCCTATATGCAACCTGAAGAAATCAAGTTGCTCAAAGATGAGTGGGATGATTATAGCAAGTTACAAAATAAGGATGAAATACAAGATATAAAAAGTAAAATTCTAGAAGCTTTAGAATTTAAATCGGAAGTAACTATAACGTATACTAAAAATGGACTTTCTAGACCTTGTGTGGGGCACATCTATTTTGTAGATAAACTCAATAAACATATAATGGTGATAGATAATTTAGAAAATGTTCATAAATTAAAATTTGAGAGTATTATAAATGTACAAAAAAATTAA
- a CDS encoding YhgE/Pip domain-containing protein: MNAFKLLVTDLGKLTSKKGMLLSVILVLLVPIVYVAILLSSTWGPYDYMSNLPVAVVNKDKGAMSGDELINIGEELVADMKQSMTLGFHFVNEESAQQGLTNQDYYMVIEIPEDFSQKITTVLTESPKVPELRYYQNEGLNFTAAQVTSGATEKIREQLGNKITEIYTQSLFAQLGEISSGFESAAEGSDQLYSGSIELREGTGSILSALQQKAPEINALAAGSQELEAGTQELLTSLISKQGSIEELASGSKDLEAAIGLLLTTIQQGSEQIDVLAEGGEKLANGSQELAKYTPQILQGLNDAYNGSVSLNSGMELLAPGSQEVANGINGIITGTNDLAENMQTLLTLLEAYNATHNLNSDENFTTILALSNGISAGVNQLMNDTQSKLKPGADLVAQGLDEAAPSVKQLEAGLGELIIGQEAVNNGVLELDTGAKQIADGTAIVSSSWNSIINNLSSIHSGASMVRIGNNDVNTGWKTLTEGTTIINSNMQLLNEGNQSVQSGWGDLTNGVLQLDAGAGQIEEGSMELALGLEEGAQQTTSINTSDKNIAMFSSPVQLVEEKVSGFEYYRDSTAPYIISLALFVGILMMSFIIDFKKPSEPELPTSAISLFASKFMTLTLFSVVQGLLVSVVTILFLQLNVANVVSFILFTISVSLTFMTIIFFLVSLAGNVGRFLAFVFIVLQLSITGANLPIDMLPENLRNLSEFLPLTYTNAGFKAIISLNDTGFMWSNTSVLLIYFVIFSMLALSTFLFGTKKLAHDQSLSA, translated from the coding sequence ATGAATGCATTTAAATTACTGGTAACTGACCTTGGAAAGTTAACTAGTAAAAAGGGGATGTTATTATCTGTCATCCTTGTACTTCTCGTTCCTATTGTTTATGTAGCCATCCTACTTTCATCTACTTGGGGACCATATGATTATATGTCAAATTTACCTGTTGCTGTCGTCAATAAGGACAAAGGTGCCATGTCAGGTGATGAGCTTATTAATATTGGTGAAGAATTAGTCGCTGATATGAAGCAAAGCATGACATTGGGCTTTCACTTTGTAAATGAAGAATCAGCCCAACAAGGTCTAACAAATCAAGATTATTACATGGTTATCGAAATTCCTGAAGATTTCTCTCAAAAAATTACAACAGTACTAACTGAGAGCCCTAAGGTACCTGAACTCCGTTATTACCAAAATGAAGGCTTGAACTTTACAGCTGCACAAGTAACAAGTGGAGCTACAGAAAAAATCCGGGAGCAACTCGGAAATAAAATAACCGAGATTTATACACAAAGTCTTTTTGCGCAGCTTGGTGAAATTTCAAGTGGTTTTGAATCGGCTGCAGAAGGCTCAGATCAATTATACTCTGGTTCAATAGAATTACGTGAAGGAACAGGGTCAATACTATCTGCTCTACAACAAAAGGCTCCAGAAATTAATGCACTAGCTGCTGGTTCACAAGAACTTGAAGCAGGTACACAAGAATTGTTAACATCATTAATTTCAAAACAAGGAAGTATTGAGGAATTAGCTAGTGGATCAAAGGACCTTGAAGCCGCAATTGGATTATTACTAACTACAATTCAACAAGGCTCCGAACAGATCGATGTATTAGCTGAGGGTGGAGAAAAGTTAGCAAATGGTAGTCAAGAACTTGCAAAATATACTCCTCAAATCCTCCAAGGATTAAATGATGCATATAATGGAAGTGTGAGTTTAAATAGTGGTATGGAACTACTTGCACCAGGAAGTCAAGAAGTTGCTAATGGTATTAATGGTATTATTACAGGAACTAATGATTTAGCAGAAAATATGCAAACTCTACTAACTCTCCTAGAAGCTTACAATGCCACTCATAATCTTAATTCTGATGAAAACTTCACCACTATACTAGCACTAAGTAACGGAATATCAGCAGGCGTTAATCAATTGATGAATGACACCCAATCTAAGCTGAAGCCTGGAGCTGATCTAGTTGCTCAAGGACTAGACGAAGCTGCACCAAGTGTAAAACAATTAGAGGCAGGGCTTGGTGAATTAATCATTGGTCAAGAAGCTGTAAATAATGGTGTTTTAGAATTAGATACAGGAGCTAAACAAATTGCTGATGGAACAGCTATTGTAAGTTCATCTTGGAACTCAATAATAAATAACTTATCTTCTATCCATAGTGGGGCTTCAATGGTTAGGATAGGCAATAATGATGTAAATACTGGATGGAAAACACTAACAGAAGGTACAACTATCATAAATAGTAATATGCAACTACTTAATGAAGGTAATCAAAGCGTACAATCAGGTTGGGGAGATTTAACAAATGGTGTATTACAATTAGATGCGGGTGCTGGCCAAATTGAAGAGGGCAGCATGGAGCTAGCGTTAGGGCTTGAAGAAGGTGCTCAACAAACGACTAGCATCAATACTTCGGATAAAAATATTGCAATGTTTTCATCACCTGTCCAACTTGTTGAAGAGAAAGTAAGCGGTTTCGAATACTATCGTGATTCGACTGCTCCATATATCATATCTCTTGCGCTTTTTGTAGGCATCTTAATGATGTCTTTCATCATTGACTTTAAAAAGCCTTCTGAGCCAGAATTACCAACATCAGCCATAAGCTTGTTTGCTAGTAAATTTATGACGTTGACATTATTTTCAGTAGTCCAGGGATTATTAGTTTCCGTCGTTACGATACTATTCTTACAGCTTAATGTAGCAAACGTTGTCTCATTCATACTATTTACTATCTCCGTTAGTTTAACATTCATGACGATTATCTTCTTCCTTGTATCTCTTGCTGGAAATGTTGGACGTTTCTTAGCCTTTGTATTTATCGTTCTTCAGTTATCGATAACTGGCGCTAACCTACCTATTGATATGTTACCAGAGAATTTACGAAACTTGAGTGAATTCCTCCCATTAACATATACAAATGCTGGATTCAAGGCAATTATTTCACTTAATGATACTGGCTTCATGTGGTCAAATACTTCAGTTTTACTCATTTACTTTGTGATTTTCTCAATGCTTGCATTAAGTACATTTTTATTTGGTACAAAAAAGCTTGCGCATGATCAAAGTTTGTCTGCGTAA
- the nadD gene encoding nicotinate (nicotinamide) nucleotide adenylyltransferase, translating into MARIGIYGSSYDPVTNVHLWTASTVAHRCKLDYVVFLPCSNKRKDKRMNISDEHRKEMVKMAIENNPIFIFDDYEMNQDAWKIDTYTTMKHFENKYPGDELFFIMGADLLVDIGDGKWSNGDKLVSEFNFIIMARDGIDMLATIGKSGILRNNDDGNTFHLIDKGLAMEISSTYIRDELSMGGEPRYLMPENCYQYIKKHKLYMKRIG; encoded by the coding sequence ATGGCTCGAATCGGAATTTATGGGTCTTCGTATGACCCAGTGACCAATGTACACTTATGGACTGCAAGTACGGTTGCACACCGTTGTAAATTAGATTATGTAGTTTTCTTACCTTGTTCTAATAAACGAAAAGATAAGCGAATGAATATTAGTGATGAGCATCGCAAAGAAATGGTTAAAATGGCAATTGAAAACAATCCTATATTTATTTTCGATGATTATGAAATGAATCAAGATGCATGGAAAATTGATACCTATACGACGATGAAACATTTTGAGAACAAATATCCGGGTGATGAATTATTCTTCATCATGGGAGCGGATTTATTGGTTGATATAGGGGATGGAAAATGGTCTAACGGTGATAAATTGGTGTCAGAATTTAATTTCATTATAATGGCTCGTGATGGTATTGATATGTTAGCTACTATTGGAAAGTCAGGTATATTAAGAAATAATGATGACGGCAACACATTCCATTTAATTGATAAAGGTCTAGCTATGGAAATCAGTTCAACCTATATTCGTGATGAATTAAGTATGGGGGGAGAGCCGAGGTATCTGATGCCAGAAAATTGTTATCAGTATATTAAAAAACATAAGCTATATATGAAAAGAATAGGATAG